A region from the Aegilops tauschii subsp. strangulata cultivar AL8/78 chromosome 5, Aet v6.0, whole genome shotgun sequence genome encodes:
- the LOC109733670 gene encoding pentatricopeptide repeat-containing protein At5g52850, chloroplastic-like, which yields MPLRLRLPAPCQSQRRAAASWAAAVADHALAGRHAAALTVFRRVLAAHPAAAVDELAYSALLRCRDARLAYQIHAQACRRGLAASNPVLACSLLAFYSAARSDLPAAASLFDEMPRRDAVAYTAMMSAFVRAGDWAQALALYPRMLAAGAAPPTEHTFANLLALCASRQLCCHGRQLHAQLLRWGADLNLVLKTALLHMYSSCGFMDHAHAVLCSTPDTDVVLWTAMIAGYSRAGDLQAALRMFRHMEQAGVLPSAFTFSGIITACASSSSAQPQASQIETGRQLHARVFKFALERDISVCNALVDFYSKSSARLLDLLHAFSATDRPNVVSWTALIAGLARHGRDKDAFAAFAEMRASEVQPNSFTVSTLLKGCSSSSESDSFLHATKIHAYVLKTSLGSLDVSVGNSLVHLYSRFARMDDAWAVATTMACARDNLTYTSLAKGLNQIGLPSKALEMVVHMFREEVRIDGFSLACFLSAAATLPSIEPGKHLHCCSLKLGLSSQVSVSNSLINMYSKHKCVEDAKSVFHSIREPSVVSWNTLISGLAYNNGCYYEALSVFEDMTLAGAQPDSITFSAVLYACTHGALVDIGINHFNSMRNSFGVSPERSHYTLFLDMLGRAGRLTEAACTIEAMPIRPDVSMYKNLLAFCELHNDLSVAENITRKALELYPSDTVFQNMLSGISGAPWKHECGVHAHRMKSDADIQAQA from the coding sequence ATGCCGCTCCGGCTGCGGCTGCCAGCGCCATGCCAGAGCCAGAGGCGCGCGGCGGCTTCGTGGGCCGCGGCCGTAGCCGACCACGCGCTCGCcggccgccacgccgccgcgctcACCGTCTTCCGCCGCGTCCTCGCCGCCCACCCGGCCGCCGCGGTCGACGAGCTCGCCTACTCGGCGCTCCTCCGCTGCCGCGACGCCCGCCTGGCTTACCAGATACACGCGCAGGCGTGCCGCCGGGGCCTCGCCGCCTCCAACCCCGTCCTCGCCTGCTCCCTGCTCGCCTTCTACTCCGCCGCCCGCTCCGACCTCCCGGCCGCCGCCAgcctgttcgacgaaatgccgcGCAGGGACGCCGTCGCCTACACCGCCATGATGTCGGCTTTCGTCCGCGCCGGGGACTGGGCACAGGCCCTCGCGCTCTACCCTCGCATGCttgccgccggcgccgccccgcccacCGAGCACACCTTCGCCAACCTGCTGGCACTCTGCGCCTCCAGGCAGCTGTGCTGCCACGGGAGGCAGCTCCACGCGCAGCTCCTCCGTTGGGGGGCCGACCTCAACCTGGTGCTCAAGACCGCGCTCCTCCACATGTACTCCAGCTGTGGCTTCATGGACCACGCGCACGCCGTGCTCTGCTCCACGCCCGACACGGACGTCGTGCTCTGGACGGCCATGATTGCCGGCTACTCGCGGGCAGGAGACCTCCAGGCCGCTCTGCGCATGTTCCGTCACATGGAGCAGGCTGGCGTGCTGCCCAGTGCCTTCACCTTCTCCGGGATCATCACCGCCtgtgcttcttcttcctctgccCAGCCCCAGGCGTCACAGATTGAGACTGGACGGCAGCTCCATGCCCGCGTCTTCAAGTTTGCTCTGGAGCGCGACATCTCTGTCTGCAACGCGCTCGTCGACTTCTACAGCAAGTCATCCGCCCGTTTGCTCGACCTGCTCCATGCGTTCAGTGCCACAGACCGCCCGAATGTGGTGTCCTGGACCGCCTTGATCGCTGGACTTGCACGCCATGGCAGAGACAAGGATGCATTTGCGGCGTTCGCAGAGATGCGGGCCAGCGAGGTGCAACCCAACTCATTCACCGTCTCCACCCTTCTCAAGGGCTGCAGCTCCTCCTCAGAATCAGACTCTTTCCTACATGCTACAAAAATCCATGCTTACGTGCTCAAGACCAGCCTTGGATCTTTGGATGTGTCTGTCGGGAACTCGCTGGTCCATCTTTATTCCAGGTTTGCAAGAATGGATGACGCGTGGGCAGTTGCGACAACAATGGCCTGTGCAAGGGACAACCTCACATACACAAGCCTTGCAAAGGGGCTGAATCAGATCGGCCTTCCAAGCAAGGCCCTTGAGATGGTAGTCCACATGTTTCGTGAGGAGGTTCGTATCGACGGTTTCAGTCTCGCCTGCTTCCTCTCTGCTGCTGCGACCTTGCCATCCATAGAGCCTGGGAAGCACTTGCACTGCTGCTCGCTGAAATTGGGATTGAGCAGTCAGGTCTCAGTTTCCAACAGCCTTATCAACATGTACAGCAAGCATAAGTGTGTGGAGGATGCTAAGAGTGTTTTCCACTCAATCAGGGAGCCAAGTGTTGTGTCGTGGAACACACTAATATCTGGGCTGGCATACAATAATGGGTGCTATTATGAAGCGCTGTCGGTTTTCGAAGACATGACATTGGCTGGGGCACAGCCTGATAGCATCACTTTCTCTGCTGTCCTTTATGCCTGCACTCACGGTGCCTTGGTTGACATTGGCATCAACCATTTCAACTCTATGAGGAATTCGTTTGGTGTTTCCCCAGAAAGGAGCCACTACACGCTCTTTCTGGATATGTTAGGACGAGCGGGTCGTCTTACGGAGGCGGCATGCACCATTGAGGCCATGCCCATCCGGCCTGACGTGTCCATGTACAAGAATCTGTTAGCATTTTGCGAGCTCCATAATGATCTGTCTGTCGCAGAAAATATCACAAGGAAGGCACTGGAGTTATACCCATCGGACACAGTATTTCAGAATATGCTTTCAGGCATCAGTGGTGCTCCTTGGAAACATGAGTGTGGTGTACATGCCCACAGGATGAAGAGCGATGCAGATATTCAAGCTCAAGCCTAA
- the LOC109733671 gene encoding uncharacterized protein, with amino-acid sequence MPSHLSAFKHPNAMNSALTLVSFQSPSFNLKQRPLSQRQQISVEWGKRQQYSPKPRRAIPGPNATGGLNNADRGGNTLPSSPMTNVIQEFYSSLNDKDITRLTELIDPDCTVKHTSYYKPLDIKNTITYFARLMEAMRKNVKFAIDEVCQGVEPTVAAAMWHLEWNGKIIPFTKGCSFHMCSAKGEALLIRKVHIFNESPVKPVNLALDILLFVTFLFDLLPKQAEDFLQNPEALVQSCVKFYKFLLEPVIVYLLAYSIRFWSFVVKLYKLYVEPIIVHLLAYNFRFWSFVARRLDTVLDVLYNIFKQFM; translated from the exons ATGCCTTCACATCTTTCTGCATTCAAACACCCAAACGCCATGAACTCTGCCCTCACGCTTGTCTCTTTCCAGTCTCCCTCTTTCAACCTAAAACAACGCCCACTGTCCCAGCGCCAGCAGATAAGCGTCGAGTGGGGGAAGAGGCAACAATATTCGCCAAAGCCCAGACGAGCGATACCAGGGCCAAATGCAACGGGGGGACTCAACAATGCTGACCGCGGAGGTAATACCTTACCATCTTCACCCATGACAAATGTGATCCAGGAGTTCTACTCTTCCCTCAATGACAAGGACATCACACGGCTCACGGAGCTGATTGACCCTGATTGCACCGTCAAGCACACTTCATATTATAAACCACTGGACATCAAG AATACGATTACCTACTTCGCAAGGCTTATGGAAGCTATGAGAAAGAATGTCAAATTTGCTATTGATGAGGTTTGTCAAGGGGTAGAACCCACTGTAGCTGCAGCAATGTGGCACCTTg AGTGGAATGGTAAGATCATACCATTTACCAAAGGCTGCAGTTTCCACATGTGTTCAGCAAAAGGAGAAGCGCTTCTTATTAG GAAAGTCCACATCTTCAACGAGTCACCAGTGAAACCAGTAAATCTGGCATTG GACATACTTCTATTTGTTACCTTTTTGTTCGACCTACTTCCAAAACAAGCTGAAG ATTTTCTACAGAATCCAGAAGCACTAGTCCAGTCCTGCGTGAAGTTTTACAAATTCCTCCTGGAGCCTGTTATCGTGTACCTTCTTGCATATTCTATCCGCTTCTGGTCATTTGTTGTGAAGCTTTACAAATTATACGTGGAGCCTATTATCGTGCATCTTCTTGCATATAATTTCCGCTTCTGGTCATTTGTGGCACGAAGATTGGATACGGTGCTCGACGTTTTGTATAACATATTCAAGCAATTCATGTAA
- the LOC141022220 gene encoding uncharacterized protein: MPSPLSACKHPNTMNSALTHISFQSPSFNLIQRPQSRHQQISIKWRKRQQCSAKPIRAIPGPNATGAYGGGNALPSSPLTDVIQEFYSSLNDKDITRLEKLISLDCVIEDTAYYKPLDVKNARTYFTRLIKVMGKNAKFAIDEVCQGVEPTVAVMWHLEWRGEIIPFAKGCSFFMCSANGSALLIRKVHIFDESPMKPGKLALEILNFVTNVFDTFPYIAKGFLKNKEALARFFARFYKFCGPFIVPLVAYYTDVPILAYYTRFWSYVAQGLTMLLNMLYNIFKRFL; the protein is encoded by the exons ATGCCTTCACCTCTTTCTGCATGCAAACACCCAAACACCATGAATTCTGCCCTCACACATATCTCCTTCCAGTCTCCCTCTTTCAACCTAATACAGCGCCCGCAGTCCCGCCACCAGCAGATCAGCATCAAGTGGAGGAAGAGGCAACAATGTTCAGCAAAGCCCATACGAGCCATACCAGGGCCGAATGCAACCGGTGCTTACGGTGGAGGTAATGCCTTACCATCTTCACCCCTGACAGATGTGATTCAGGAGTTCTACTCCTCCCTCAATGATAAGGACATCACACGACTCGAGAAGCTGATTTCCCTTGATTGCGTCATCGAGGACACTGCATATTATAAACCGCTGGACGTCAAG AATGCCCGTACCTACTTCACAAGGCTTATCAAAGTTATGGGGAAGAATGCCAAATTTGCTATCGATGAGGTTTGTCAAGGAGTAGAACCCACTGTTGCAGTAATGTGGCACCTTG AGTGGCGCGGAGAGATCATCCCATTTGCCAAGGGCTGCAGTTTCTTCATGTGTTCAGCAAATGGATCAGCCCTTCTtattag GAAAGTTCATATCTTCGACGAGTCACCCATGAAACCAGGAAAGCTGGCATTG GAAATACTTAATTTTGTGACCAACGTGTTCGACACATTCCCATATATAGCTAAAG GTTTCCTAAAGAATAAAGAAGCACTAGCTCGGTTCTTCGCGAGGTTTTATAAATTCTGCGGGCCTTTTATCGTCCCTCTTGTTGCATATTATACCGACGTCCCTATTCTTGCATATTATACCCGCTTCTGGTCATATGTGGCACAAGGATTGACTATGCTGCTCAACATGTTGTATAACATATTCAAGCGGTTCCTGTAA
- the LOC109733673 gene encoding uncharacterized protein: protein MDEEEEIEGVPAFFHRHPLLLCFLLFLAFTYAFVYPVFAFILVAAPVLVLTALLLGLVLHSVPQDHDPHVYNKISHRPPQCQPSTRHHHRPSDESSDDSSSSVDENDHHPPTMSTATSHASFPDTAANTESESTDSDHEGKQHNHQRSEKKDAVRAVAWTADDAKSIENIGSLELEMNATVEKLMSRRRARGHQRPLHHHHQHVMELDDPSKLSIATRKRNPFDLDGPYDEDDNFPDSAPSMLGLRPSRNPFFDDVDDGLRLQAPPQPSSIPEAGAAAQKNAMLFRRHESFTVGAPYVSDFRPSRFRPYFVTEKMQGQPVTVPEASRKSSSSSTSSSSAGATAYAYAYAYASANKEEEAAAEQEEALAAAEAMSEEVKPGVEYSSRSHEVAAVDVELISDSSDDDMTLPGGHAHKGQHVQAQQQQQQEVAEQEQQMKMEQEQQMKQQQEEQMKMKVQQEQRMKQQLAEQEQRMKQAAEQEQQMKMQMQQQQQLALSDDDEGDSFEVESITKQVAAAAAGKTKQLETDPAYDYSPSKTEKAAFAQLPPPAPPNKLQTMRRVFSEEDADEPWAAPSELEETAENEGREQDPPLSAPAAGAAPPLSAAAKKAIGKSTKAYKPPSKKAVLGFFRK from the coding sequence atggacgaggaggaggagattGAGGGGGTGCCGGCCTTCTTCCACCGCCACCCtctcctcctctgcttcctcctcttcctcgccTTCACCTACGCCTTCGTCTACCCCGTCTTCGCCTTCATCCTCGTCGCCGCCCCGGTCCTCGTCCTCACCGCCCTCCTcctcggcctcgtcctccacaGCGTGCCCCAGGATCATGACCCGCATGTCTACAACAAGATCAGCCACCGCCCACCACAATGCCAACCAAGCACCAGACATCACCACCGACCCTCCGACGAATCCAGCGACGACTCCTCATCCTCCGTCGACGAAAATGACCACCACCCACCCACCATGTCCACCGCCACCTCGCACGCCTCCTTCCCCGACACCGCCGCCAACACCGAATCAGAATCAACCGACTCTGACCACGAAGGAAAGCAGCACAACCACCAGCGGTCCGAGAAAAAGGACGCGGTGCGGGCGGTCGCGTGGACGGCCGATGACGCCAAGAGCATCGAGAACATCGGCTCGCTTGAGCTCGAGATGAACGCCACCGTCGAGAAGCTCATGTCCAGGCGTCGCGCCCGCGGCCACCAGCGACctctccaccaccaccaccagcacGTCATGGAGCTCGACGACCCGTCCAAGCTCAGCATCGCCACCAGGAAGAGGAACCCCTTCGACCTCGACGGGCCCTACGACGAGGACGACAACTTCCCCGACTCCGCACCCTCCATGCTCGGCCTACGCCCCTCGCGCAACCCCTTCTTCGATGATGTGGACGACGGTCTCCGTCTCCAAGCACCACCGCAGCCGTCGTCCATCCCggaggcgggggcggcggcgcagaAGAACGCCATGCTGTTCCGACGGCATGAGAGCTTCACCGTGGGTGCGCCGTACGTGAGCGACTTCCGGCCATCCCGCTTCAGGCCCTACTTCGTCACCGAGAAGATGCAGGGCCAGCCGGTGACAGTTCCCGAGGCCAGCCGCAAGAGCAGCTCCTCGTCCACGTCTTCCTCCTCTGCGGGTGCCACTGCCTATGCCTATGCCTATGCCTACGCCTCCGCCAACAAAGAAGAAGAGGCAGCAGCAGAACAAGAAGAAGCTTTGGCAGCAGCAGAAGCAATGTCGGAGGAGGTGAAGCCTGGCGTTGAGTACAGCAGCAGGTCTCATGAGGTGGCGGCGGTGGACGTGGAGCTCATCAGCGACTCTTCCGACGATGACATGACACTGCCTGGTGGCCATGCCCATAAAGGGCAGCATGTACAggcacagcagcagcagcagcaggaggtgGCTGAGCAAGAGCAGCAAATGAAGATGGAGCAGGAGCAGCAGATgaagcagcagcaggaggagcagaTGAAGATGAAGGTGCAGCAGGAGCAGCGAATGAAGCAGCAGTTGGCTGAGCAGGAGCAGCGAATGAAGCAGGCGGCTGAGCAAGAGCAGCAAATGAAGATGCAaatgcagcagcagcagcagctggcgTTATCAGACGACGACGAGGGGGATTCGTTTGAGGTGGAGAGCATCACGAAACAagtggcagcggcggcggcgggcaaaaCCAAACAGCTTGAGACAGATCCTGCATACGACTATAGCCCGTCAAAGACGGAGAAGGCAGCATTTGCCCAGTTacctcctccggcgccgccaaATAAGCTGCAGACGATGCGGAGAGTGTTCTCAGAAGAAGACGCGGATGAGCCATGGGCAGCGCCGAGTGAACTGGAGGAGACAGCTGAGAATGAGGGCAGGGAGCAAGACCCTCCTctttctgctcctgctgctggtGCTGCCCCTCCTCTTTCTGCGGCCGCCAAGAAAGCTATCGGCAAGTCCACCAAGGCGTACAAGCCGCCATCCAAGAAGGCAGTCTTAGGCTTCTTCCGCAAGTGA